DNA sequence from the Paenibacillus physcomitrellae genome:
GAGATGTCGTGATTGACTGTGTAGGGCTGGATGCCAAGAAATCGATGATCGAAAAGATTGAAACAACGCTCAAGCTGCAGGGCGGATCTTTGTCCGCGTTTGAGCTGGCAGCCAAAGTGGTTCGCAAATTCGGCACCATCCAGGTCACCGGCGTTTACGGGCTTACTTATAACATGTTCCCGTTCGGCCATTTGTTCGAGCGCAACATTACCATCAAGACCGGCCAAGCCCCTGTCATTCATTTGATTCCTGAGCTTTATCTGCAGATCAAGCATGGGAAAATAGATCCGACGGACATCATTACGCACCGCCTCGGTTTGGAACAGGCAGAACACGGCTACAGCATCTTCGACAACAAGGAAGAGGACTGCATCAAGGTCATATTAAAACCGTAACCGTTAACCCTTTAGCGGGAACCAAACTTGGACAGGCCGCCTGGACGTTGTTCAGACGGCTTTTTCTGTGCTGACTGACCTTGCGCCTGGATGGATCGAAGATTTCATATGTGCAGACCGTGACCGGGCATTCCGGCACAGCACCCCCACTTTAGGACTTATACCAAAATTGCCGTTTTTGAGTTATGATTGTATCCGTACCAAAAAAACATCATCAATGCTGGAGCGGGATGTATTATGGAAAATTACCCTGAGGAGTTTATTGACTGGTTAATTCAAACCATGCAGTTGAATGGCTACTCCATTCTGCTGGTTACGATTCCTCTGGCGCTTATTCAATCCTTTATCGGCCTTTACCCGTTTGCTGCCCTCATCATGCTGAATATTTCGGCTATCGGCCTTGTAGAAGGGCTTCTGGTCAGCTGGGCAATGGGAACCCTGGGTACGATATTGGTCTATGTCGTCTGCGAGAAATTTCTATCAAACTGGATACAACGCAAGTGGCTCAGAAAGATGAAACGTTATGAGAAATGGCAGAGGTATACGGAACGGTACGGAATCTGGACAATCATTCTGCTCCGCACCCTGCCCATTATGCCCAATAACCTGATTTGTTTAATGGCGTCTATTTCATCGCTAAGCTTCCGGAAATACTGCTGGTCCTCGGTGTGGGGTATGTTGTCTTATATCGGCCTGATTGGCGTGCTGGGAGCGGCGGTGCTGATGCCCGAAGTGAATGTAGGCTTGATCACCCTATTGTATGGTGGATTCTGCCTGCTTCTGCTGCTCATGTTTGTCTGCCAGGAAGTGCTGCTGGTGCGGCACAAAGGGAGGCAGGGGCGGGAGCAGGAGACTCCACCCTCTAATCCTTTGATGTAGTGATGGAGTCCATAACTCTAGTTAATTGCAAGCAGAAAGCGGGGAGTTCTTATGAACAAAAATCAACTCGGAACATCGGATTTGCTCGTATCTGAAATCGGGTTTGGCTGCATGACCATCGGAACCGAAGAACAGACAGGTGTCAGACTTATTCATGAAGCGCTGGACCGCGGCATCAATCTGCTGGATACGGCGGATCTGTATGACAGCGGCCGCAACGAGGAAATCGTTGGTTTGGCCTTGAAAGGACGCCGTCAGGACGTCATTCTGGCGACCAAGGTTGGCAACCGGCGGATTCCCGACCATGAGGGCTGGGTCTGGGACGCTTCCAAAGCCTATATTCTATCGGCTGTTAAAGAAAGTCTGCGCCGGCTGCAGACCGATTATATCGACCTTTATCAGCTGCATGGAGGCACGCTGGATGACCCGATCGATGAGACGATAGAAGCTTTTGAGCAGTTGAAAAAGGAAGGGCTTATTCGGCACTATGGCATTTCCTCGATTCGTCCAAACGTTATTCGGGAATACGTATCACGTTCTTCGATCGTCAGCGTCATGAACCAGTATAGCATTTTGGACCGGCGCGCCGAGGAAGAGGTCCTTCCGCTGCTCGAGAAGAACGGCATTAGCGTTATTGCCCGCGGTCCGGTAGCCAGCGGCAATCTGGCCGATGGAGGCGAACAGAAAGCGGCCAAAGGTTATTTGGACTACAACGAGTCCGAGCTATTGGAGATTCGCAGCAAATTGGCGCAGGTGGCGGCCGGCACCTGCACGCTTAGCCAGCTGGCGATTCGCTACAGCCTGGCTGCACCGGCTGTGGCTTCGGCGATTGCTGGAGCAAGTTCTCTCAAGCAGCTTGATGAGAATGTAGGTGCATCCGCTATTCCTCCGCTGAGCGATAAGGTGCTTGGGCAAATTCGGCAGATCAGCCGCGCGAACCGTTATACGCAGCATCGGTGATGTATTATTACTCGCATATTCAAACCGGATCCTATCGAGGGTCCGTTTTTTTTACACGATTTCACACAATTTTACATGATTTATACATTCTATTAATCTAGCTGAGGTATGCTACTTTTTGGAAATGTTATTCTATCTAAAATTAGGAGGGCATTCAATGAAGTTAGCAAAAAGCAGCATGAAGAAAACAGCGGTGGTCGCAGCCGCAACAGTTCTGGCGGCAACAGGTTTCGTGATCCCTAAAGCATCCGAAAACGTTCAAGCCGACACCCCTAAAACGAAAAACGTCATTTTATTCGTTGGCGACGGCATGGGCACAGCTCAGCGAAACGCGATTCGTCTGGCAACAGTTGGCGAGACAGGCAAGCTGGCTATGGATGATATGCCTTACAGCGGTCTCATTCATACTAGCTCAACGGTTCCGGTTACGGATTCCGCTGCTGCTGCTACAGCCTACGCAAGCGGGGTTAAAACTTATAACGGAGCTATCGGTGTAGATGAACACAAACAATCCGTGAAAGCGATCATGGAATATGCGAAAGATGCCGGCTTATCTACGGGTGTAGTAACAACCAGCCAGGTAACGGACGCAACGGGCGCCGCATTTGGTTCCCATGTAGAGGATCGTTCGGCACAAAGCGATATTGCAGAGCAATATCTGAATGACAGCAAGCTTGATGTCATTCTTGGCGGCGGCGAAGATTTCTGGTTCCCTGCGGGAGAACAGGGAGCTTTCCCAGACGAGCCTGCTGAAGATCCATCTGAGAAAAGCAAAGGTACAAAAGGCAATCTGGTCGAGAAAGCCAAACAGCTCGGCTACTCCTATGTAACGAGCAAATCCGAGCTGGAGCAGGCAACCAGCAGCAAGCTGCTTGGATTGTTTGCCAATGAAGAAATGTTCCAGCAGCGTGAAGAAGGCAAGGGCGATCTTTACAACCCTGTGGTGCCGCTGGCGGATATGACCAAGAAAGCAATCGATACTCTTGCTAAAAATGATAAAGGGTTCTTCCTGATGGTAGAAGAGGAAGCAACCGACGAGATGGCTCACAATAACAATGCCGCACTGACGATTAAAGCCGGCCAGGAGCTGGACAAATCGGTTCAGGTAGCGAAAGACTTTGCTAAACAAAACCCGGATACGCTGGTGCTTGTACTGGCTGACCATGAAACCGGCGGATTCTCGATTGAACCGGTTGAAGATACCGAGGATGAATCCGGTGACGGCATTTCGAAGGAAGACGGTCCTTTTGCCATTAAAGGCTCCGACCAGCAGTTTATGGTGGACTGGACGACTTCCGGACATACAGCGGTAGACGTACCTGTTACAGCTATGGGTAAAAACTCGGTTCTCTTCTCAGGCATGTTCGAGAATACCGAAGTTTATAACAAGCTGATGCTCGTTATGGGACTTGGAAACAAGAAATAATTCGAAGCTTGAACTGGAGGCCTATCCGATCGCGGATGGGCCTTTTTAGTTTGTTCCAACCATCGATGGATAACACGGGCTCACCAGACAGCGTGTCCTGGAATACTCATATAGTTGAGGTGATGAGTCGTGATCCAGATCAGTTTATGTATGATTGTCAGAAATGAAGAAGATACCATTGGCCGCTGCCTGGCTTCTGTGCACGATTTGGTAGAGGAGATCAATATCGTGGATACCGGCTCCACCGATCGAACCAAAGAAGTCGTAAGCCGGTTCACGGATCGGGTTTATGATTTCGAATGGATCCAAGATTTTGCAGCTGCCCGGAATTATGCCTTCAGCAAAGCAACACAACCCTATATTTTATGGCTGGATGCGGATGATGTGCTGCAAAAGGACGATCGCAAGAAATTAGCCGAGTTAAAACAAACGCTGGACCCTTCGATAGATTCTGTGACGATGAAATATGACCTTGTCTTCGATGAATTCGGGAACGTGATTTCAAGTTTGCGCCGCAACCGACTTGTAAAGAAAGCAAACAGATTTAAATGGATCGGTCCTGTCCACGAGTATTTAGAGGTAGGGGGCTATATTTATGATAGTGAAATATCCGTAACGCACAGCAGCCTCCATCATGACAGCGACCGAAACCTGAACATTTACGAAGCACGGGAACAGGCGGGGGAGGATTTTTCTCCGAGGGATTTATATTATTTCGCAAATGAGCTGTTTGATCATGGGAAATACGAGAGGGCTGTTGCCTATTATCATCGTTTCTTGGCTACCGGTCTTGGCTGGGTGGAGGACAATATCGCGGCCTGCGGAAAGCTTGCGGATGCTTATACGCATTTGGGCCATAAAGAGAAGGTTCTTGAATCCACGCTTCGAACGCTGCAATACAGCAGTCCGAGGCCTGAAGCCTGCTGTCGGCTCGGATATTATTTCCTGAATGAACAGGACTACCGCTCTGCCGTCTTTTGGTATGAACTTGCTACTCAAATCAAACCGCCCGCGGGCCATTTGGGGCTAACTCATGAAGCCTGCTCAACGTGGCTTCCCCATCTGCAGCTTTGTGTATGTTATGACCGTCTAGGGCTTCATAGGCTGGCTTACAGGCATAACGAGCAGGCACTTGCCTACAGACCGGCTGATAAGAGGATGCTGCAGAACAAGAACTATTTTGAAACGGTACTGGGCATCTCCGGAGATCAAGAGCAGGACTAAGGCTGTATACGAAAAAGTAGATGAAATAGAAATAGACTGTATGGCACATGCACATATTCATTGCGCAAACCCGGTTGATCCGAAAGGAGACGGCGTTTATGCTTCTTTGTTATATTCTTGTCCTAGAAAATAGGCGGCACATCTCCTTGGCTGCCCAAGCTCTTTGCCTGGCTACGAATATATTAATTACACAACAAGACTAAGTTCAGAGGGTGAACATCCTTTAATTTTGATGTTAGGAGGAGAAGAAAGTGGCATTCTACCATTCAGGCCCAATAGAAAACCCGATTGATGCCTCTACTGGATCGAGGCCAACCGCGCAGGTGATGGTCAGCCTTACAAACCGCAGTTTGATAAACCCGGCTGCGGCAACGGTGACAGGATATAATTTAAGTGGGGCAAGGACGGTGTATATTGCGGAAGTCCTGCCCATTCCGGCAAACCAGGTGATGGTTCGAGCTTACCCTGCCGATGTGGATGCTTTTGAGTTTGATTTCAATATCACAGGAGTTACGCCGGAAGAAGTCGAAATTTCGTTGTGGGGGAAAAATGTAAACAATCAGCTGGTCAGCGCGCATCGGTTGTTAACTTCTGAACTGGTTGGGCCTGGGCCGACCGGAGCCACTGGAGCAACCGGGGCAACGGGTCCGACGGGACCAACAGGTGCTACGGGCCCAATAGGTGCTACGGGGCAGACAGGTGTTACGGGGCAGACAGGGCCAACAGGACCAGCAGGAGCCGCCGGACCGACCGGCGCTGCAGGAGAAACGGGAGCCACCGGTCCTACGGGAGCTCCCGGATCAAGGGGAGAAACAGGGCCAACAGGCGCTAGCGGGGTTATGGGGATGACCGGCCCTACCGGTGCGACCGGGGCTACGGGAGCGACTGGGGAAACAGGGGCGGTAGGTGACACGGGACCAACCGGACCGGCAGGGGGAGCGACCGGTGACACCGGTCCAACAGGAGCAACAGGAGCAACAGGGGCAACGGGTGCTACGGGAGCCACTGGAGCGACCGGGCCTACAGGAGCCACCGGGCCTACGGGCAGTGTGGAACCGAATCCGTTCAATGTCTATGTGCAAGCAGGTGCCGCTGGCGGTGATGGGAGCCAGGCGGCTCCGTACGGCACGATTCAGCAGGGTGTAACCGCCGTGTCTCCGACGGGGACCGTGCATATTTTGGGAGGCACATACCCGCTGACTGCAACCATTACCGTCAACAAAGCCGGAATCACGCTCCAGGGTTATCCGAACACCCAGATCATGCTGCAGGTAGCGGCGATTCCCTTCCTGGTGACCGGTAGCGGAGTGACGATAGACGGCTTGACCGTCACCAGTAACCTGCCTTATGCTGTTGAATTCTTCCAGTTTGCAGGAACGAATCATAGATTGACCAATAATATGATCTTTGGTCCGCCGCAAGCCGGGCCTTCAACAGGCTGGGTGGTTAACCGCGGATTCTTGACCCAGGGCAACGTGACAAATCTGCTGGTGAGAGGCAATATTTTCTATAGTTTAAGACAGCCTGCTTATCTGAATCCGAACTCAACAGGCAATATCATGAACAATGTCGTATATAACACACGCGGGTATGTGGTAGACCGCGCCATATTCGTCTTCTCGGGCAACTCCTGGGGCATTCCGGAGAATGCGGTGGATATCGCTTTGCTCGTCGGAACGCCAATCGGAGCGCCTTATGATCCGATCGGAGAACTTGCGGCTAACAATAGCAGTGCCACCATTGACGATCAAAGGTAATGCGCAGGACGTTAAAATCCGGTTTGATTCTCAATCACACCGATCATGCGAACGGCTAGAGCGTTATTGTTCCTTTTTTACGAAGGATTCTCCGTATATGAAGAGTCCTTTTTTTATGGCCGGGCTTGAGGGGTCTTGCGATATTGACTTGGTGTCATGCCGTAGAAAGAACTGAAATGTCTGGAAAAAGGATGGATCGAGCCGTAGCCCAGCTTCTCGGCAATCAAGGTCACGCTCATTTCGCTTTCAAGCAGCAGGTTGGCCGCTTTCTTCATGAGCAGATTATGCTGGTAAGCTTTCGGGGTGAGTCCGGTTTCCCGCAGAAACAGCTCATGAAAATAAGTCCGCTTTAATCCGCAGCTTCTGGACCACTCGGCAACGGAATTCCGGCGTTCGGGGGAGGCGTGAAGCTGCTGCAGAAACCGAACAATCCGGTAATCGGTCGGCTGTCGGGTTTGAAGGACGTTAAACCAGGACAACAGCCAGCCGTAAAAATAACTGTTCACCGCCTCCTGGCGGTATAATTCCAGCTCATCAAAGAAACGGGCCACCTGAATAAAGCCGTCATAGAGATGGGGATAGGCGCGCAGTGAATAAACCTTCGGCAGAAGCGTGAGCTCCTCGCAGTTCTCCTCCGGTGATAGCTCATCCAGATGAAACGGCTGCGGCGCATAAATAATGGTCCGGCTGTAAGGAGCCTGCTCCGGACGTTCCCACAAATCACAATAAAGATTGTAAGAGGATAAGGGGCGTTCGGGTGAAATGTGAAAAGCATGCGGCTGGCCTGGACGCAGAAAGATCAGCGTGCCCCGTTCAATCGGATAACGAATCCCGTCGATCTCCATTTCGCCAGGACCCTCCGTAAACAAATGAAAAGCGTATACGCTGCACACCCGCAGCTTCTCATTGCTGCTGCCATCGTATAAATATTTCATGGAGTCGCCTACATAAGGACGAATATCGGATATACGTTTCATGTTCCAAGCTCCTTCGTTATTCCCGGAATCGGATTGAATTACCGGACAATTCGTCAAATGATTGAATCATCCTGCAAAGACAATATCCTGCTTAGGATGATACGATAAATGCACCGTTAATGGAAAGAGGCAGGCATGCAGAGCGGATCATTTCGCAAGTTTAGAAAGTTTAGCAAGTCTCTTTGAATGCGCTTTCCCTATATGAATGCAGATAAACTCATTTTGAATAGAAAGAAGGAACTCTCCATGACAAAAAACAAACTTTGGTACACATCGCCGGCAAAGGGGTGGGCTCAAGGTCTTCCGGTCGGCAACGGTAGAATTGGAGCGGTCGTGATAGCGGAAGTGCTGAAAGAAGTTTGGTCCATGACCGAGATCACGTATTGGTCCGGACAGCCGGAATATGTGCAGGGAGCTGGCGGAGGTAAAGAGGCGATCGAAGAAATGAGAAGCCACTTCTTTGCCGGAGACTATGCAGGCGGGGACCAGCTGGCGAAACGTTATTTGCAGCCCGCCAAACAAAACTTCGGGACAAACCTGAGCCTTTGCGATGTGGTTGTGGAGTTTCAGCCGGCAGTGTCAGCCGGACAGCTGAATGCAAACGGTGGAGAGCAGGAGCCCATAGTATATCGTGAGCTGGATCTCGGCGAAGCGGCCGTGCGGACAGAAGTGCGGAGCTCGGAAGGGGCGGACAAGGCAGATAAGGCAGTTAAGGCAGTTAAGATAGACAAGGCAGACAAAACAGGGCAGACGGAGTCGGCCCTGTTCACGCGGGAGGTTCTGGCTACTCATGCCGAAGACCTGGTGGTAGGCAGGGTGCGAAGCGCGGTGCAGAGCGGCCTTCATTTTACACTTCGCCTGGAAGGCCGAACCTCTGAATTCAAAGCAGAAAGCGATCATCAGGAGTTGAGTGAAATCCGATTTCATGGCAAAGCGGTTGAAACGATACATAGCGACGGAAGCTGCGGAGTCAGCAGCGCCGGGGTCGTCAAGGTAGAGGCCTTTGGCGGTACCGTCAGCAGCCGTGACGGAATCATTAAGGTTATAGGGGCGGACGAGGCGGTCATTTATTTTGCGGTGAATACGGACTATAAACAGGAGGATGACAGCTGGAGCAACCGAGCGGCCGAACAAGTGAAAGGGGCCATGGCGAAAGGATTTGATCGGCTTAAAGCTGAACATATGGCCGATTATAAGCCGCTGTTTGAGCGGGTAAAACTCGACGTGGGAACTACGGAAGCGGCAAAGCTGCCGCTGGATGCAAGAATTCGCCGCTTTAAAGAAGGGAAGCTGGATGATCCGGCGCTTGTAGAGCTGTTTTTCCAATATGGTCGTTATTTGACGATTGCCGGGGCGAGAGAGGATTCTCCGCTGCCGCTGAATCTGCAGGGCATTTGGAACGACGGGGAAGCCAACCGGATGGCATGGAGCTGTGACTACCACCTCGACATTAATACCCAAATGAATTATTATCCAACGGAGATTGTGAATCTCGGTGAAAGCCATGTGCCGCTTATGGACTACGTAGAGGAGCTGGCCAAAGCCGGACGGACGACGGCGCGGGACTTGTACGGTGCAGACGGCTGGGTCGCCCATGTCTTCTCCAATGCCTGGGGATTTACGCTGCCTGGCTGGCAGACCGGCTGGGGGCTGAACGTAACTGGGGGCTTGTGGATTGCCACACATTTGATGGAGCATTACGAATATTCGCTGGATGAACGCTTCCTGCGGGAGCAGGCTTATCCGGTATTAAAGGATGCAGCGGCCTTTTTCCTCGATTACATGACCGAACATCCGAAGTATGGCTGGCTGGTGACGGGGCCGTCGAATTCGCCGGAGAACAGCTTCTATACCTCGAAGCCGGAGGAAAGCGGACAGCAGTTGTCTATGGGGCCAACCATGGATATGGTGCTGGTCAGGGATCTGCTTCAGTTCTGCCTGAAGGCCGCCCGCGAGCTCCAGCGGGATGAAGAGCTGCAGGAGCAGTGGTCAGCAGCGCTTGCCAAACTGCCCCCTCTTCAGATCGGCAAGCAGGGACAGCTGCAGGAATGGCTTGAGGATTACGAAGAAGCCCAGCCGGAGCACCGGCATTTATCGCATCTGACTGCTCTTTATCCGGGGAATCAAATTCATCCGGAACGGACCCGCGAACTGGCTGATGCGGCGAGAGTCACGCTTGAGAAGCGGATGGGGCAAAGCAATCTGGAGGACGTAGAGTTCACGGCGGCATTGTTCGCGATCTATTTCGCAAGGCTGCAGGAGGGCAGTCGAGCTTTGAAGCATGTCTCCCACCTGATCGGTGAATTATGCCTGGATAATATGTTAACGTTCTCAAAAGCAGGAATTGCCGGTGCCGAGACGAATATTTTTGTGATAGACGGCAATTTTGGAGGAGCTGCCGCGATTGCTGAAATGCTGCTGCACAGCCTTTCGGGCGAGATCGAATTGCTTCCGGCTCTGCCGCAGGAGTGGCAGGAAGGAAGCGTGAGTGGCTTACGAGCCAAAGGCGGCTTTGAAGTCGACATCGAGTGGAGCGGGGGAGAACTGCGAACCGTTTCCATCCGCTCCAGTTCCCCTGGCAGGACCGTCTTGATCCGGCACAAGGACAAACAAACTCGACTGGAATTGGCGCAGGGTGAAACTGTTCAATTGAATGCTAATCTTCACAATTTGAATGGCGAATTTCTAAATTCTGTGAGCTCCGGCAGGAAGGCAAATGAAACTTTGACAACAGACAGAAGAAATCCTTGACCCTGCGAACGTCGGCAAGAGCTGAAGACAACCGTTGAGCCAAAAGCCGTGGTTGTCTTTCCTGCCATTTGAAAGCGGATGTGGGGTCCGGGAGAACATTCTTTCAAAGGGGGAGAGGCTTTGCGTTTCTTTTCAAGCCAAACTATGCAGACTTCAGGAAAGCTGCTCCGCAACTCAAAACCTATGTTTGATCGGACCAGGCAGGTGCTTAGGCAGTCCAAAATGTTTCGACGATTTCTGATCTCTTATCTGATTATCCTGATCATCCCCAGCTTTGCCGGGTATCTGTCCTACCGAACCTCCATTTCGATTACCCAGTCCATGTCTATTGAGAATAGTGTCACGGAGCTTAATAAAAGCAAGGAAATGCTGGAAAGACGGATAGCGGAGGTAGAAGGGTTTACCCGGCAGCTGGCTTTAAATCAGGATTTAAATGCGCTGCTGAATGAGAAACCGGCCGTCAGCGGAGAGGTTAACGTATTTGGCATATGGGAACTGCTCAAGCAGGTCACACCTTTTAGCCAGACGAATGATTTTTTGCAAAATTATTATATCTATCTCAGCAATTACAATGTAATTTTGGCCAAAGGTTCCACCTACAGGCCTGAATCGTATTACCAATCCAGTCACTACGAAAATATGTCGCTGACCGAGTGGGAGGACCAGATTCTGCATAGTACACACCGCAGCGAAATCACGCCGCTTAACACTCTGGTAATGGAAAATAAGCAGATCTCAGCGATTTCTTATATGCAATCCCTGCCGCTCGACAGCTTCAGCGGTTCTTCCCCTGCTGCGATTGTGGTAACGATCGATGAGCAGAATATTGAAAATCTGCTGTCCGGCTGGATCGAAAGATACGGCGGATGGACGTCCATAACGGACGAACAAGGACAACCGCTCAGCTTGCAGGGGATTACAGCTGACAAAATGAAAGCGGTATCATCCGAGCTTGATTCAGATAATGGTCAGGTAAGCCGCTTCTGGGGCGACGACCTTGTCATCACCATTCCTTCCAAAACAACTGGATGGGTTTATCGGGCGGGGATTCCCAAACATGTGCTGATGCAAAATGCGAACCATATTAAATATATCTCCTGGGTATTTACCGGAGCGGCTTTGCTTGTCGGCTTGCTGGTGGGGTTGATTCTGTCTTACCGGAACAGCGCTCCCTTAAACCACCTGCTGGCCATGTTCAAGGAGCAGGTGCTGAAGGACGATCAGTTTCAGTTTCCTAAAAAGCGCAATGAGTTCGACTTCCTGCACGGCAACATTTCGCAGATTCTTGTGGAGAATAAACAGTTGGAGTCAGAGGTGGCGCGCCAGTTTCCACTCGTCAGAGACGGCTTCCTCAAGCGGCTGATTAATGGGGAGTTCGAGACGAAGTCGGAAATCCTGGCAGCAGCTGTGCAAACCCAAACCGAGCTGGAGTCCCACAGCGGTTATGTGGGCATTTTGCAGGTGAACGGGTATCCTGATCTGGACAGCGTGGATATCCTAAACGAATTGTACGCGGCCCGCCTGCTTGTCAAACAGATGCTGAACGGGAACGACCCATGGCCTGGAATGTATCTGACGGATTTGGGCTCTGATCAGATTGTCATGATCTTCCTGAACGGAATGGACGGGGAAATGGTGTCCAAGGAAGAGCAGCGCAAGCAGCTTGAGTCCATGATTGGCAGGATAATCGCAATTGCATACCAGGAATATAAAATGAAGCTGACCGCTGCTTTTGGCGAATTTTTCTCCTCGCTGCAGGAGATCAGTCAGTCCTTCGAGCAAGCCAAGCAGATGGCGGAGTACGCCGCGGCCGAGGAAAGGCCGGATATTGTCTGGTTCAGCGATTCCAGGCTTGAGAGCGGAAGTTATTATTATCCTCTGGACATGGAACACCGGCTGATCAGCACCGTACGTGCGGGAGACCGTGAAGAAGCGGATAAGCTGCTTCGGTCCATCATTGAACAGAATAGGGAGAACCGAAATCTGCTGCTGGAAATGAGATATCAATTCATTAACGAAATTAAAGCTA
Encoded proteins:
- a CDS encoding helix-turn-helix domain-containing protein, with the translated sequence MFDRTRQVLRQSKMFRRFLISYLIILIIPSFAGYLSYRTSISITQSMSIENSVTELNKSKEMLERRIAEVEGFTRQLALNQDLNALLNEKPAVSGEVNVFGIWELLKQVTPFSQTNDFLQNYYIYLSNYNVILAKGSTYRPESYYQSSHYENMSLTEWEDQILHSTHRSEITPLNTLVMENKQISAISYMQSLPLDSFSGSSPAAIVVTIDEQNIENLLSGWIERYGGWTSITDEQGQPLSLQGITADKMKAVSSELDSDNGQVSRFWGDDLVITIPSKTTGWVYRAGIPKHVLMQNANHIKYISWVFTGAALLVGLLVGLILSYRNSAPLNHLLAMFKEQVLKDDQFQFPKKRNEFDFLHGNISQILVENKQLESEVARQFPLVRDGFLKRLINGEFETKSEILAAAVQTQTELESHSGYVGILQVNGYPDLDSVDILNELYAARLLVKQMLNGNDPWPGMYLTDLGSDQIVMIFLNGMDGEMVSKEEQRKQLESMIGRIIAIAYQEYKMKLTAAFGEFFSSLQEISQSFEQAKQMAEYAAAEERPDIVWFSDSRLESGSYYYPLDMEHRLISTVRAGDREEADKLLRSIIEQNRENRNLLLEMRYQFINEIKATLIKLLDQKVFLESGRHQELHLKVMSVQAGSEWETVQQEFGEMIAELCEVVTSKQNDSQLQIVEKIKQFISEHYSDGELNLYRIAEQAERPEKYISQLFKEVTGTNLSDYLEQVRMEEAVKLLQAKQCTVDEISVMVGYNSSHSFRRAFKRVMGVSPSAYRQLAQ